A window of Globicephala melas chromosome 2, mGloMel1.2, whole genome shotgun sequence genomic DNA:
AGATAAACATAAACTCTATATCCATCAGTTTTACTTGTTGGTCTCTTACTTTCATTAATTAGAATCATATAACAAAGTTCCcaaattaattcatttgttcttcttggCTGTTACTGATGATCTACTTTCTAGCAAATTGCCAAGGGTATAAACATCATGTATGGAACcaactaaaaattaattaatgaatagaaactaaaatataaagttaactGAACTTAATATTGTAAAACCGTCAACATTTCAAGGGAACCAGACTTTAGAACCCAAAGTTGGGTCTTCACTGTCAAGCCCAATATGGAGGGAAAAAAGTTGATAGGCTTAGACAgagtttattcactcatttacttCTCCTGAAGCTGAAAAACATTAGAGGCAAATTTCAGTATCCAAAAAAAAGTGGGCTAATCAACTGAGGATACTgtgatggctttttttttaaaaaaatatttatttttatttatttatttggttgcaccaggtcttagttgcagcaggcaggctccttagttgtggctcacgggctccttagttacggcttgccagctccttagttgtggcatgtgaactcagctgcggcatgcatgtgggatctagttccctgaccagggattgaacccgggccccctgcattgggaatgcagagtcttaaccactgcgccaccagggaagtccccgtgacGGCTGATTTTATGTAACACCCTGACTAGGCTTCATGGGCCCCAGATATTTAGTCAAACATTactctgtatgtgtctgtggGGGTGTTTTGAATGAGAGTAATATTTAAATTGGCTGACTGCCCTATGTAGGTGAGCCAcatccaatcagctgaaagcCGAAATAGTACAAAAAGGTCCCCCCAGGTAAGAAGGAATTCCTCCTGCCTGTTAAGgtgggacatttttttttttcctcctgccttCATACTTGAACTGAAGCGTCAGCTCCTCCTGGATCTTGAGACTGATGGTATCTGGACTAGATCATTTGGGTCTCCAGTTTGCCTGCTGTAGATCTTGAATCTTGTCAGTCTCTATAACTGCATGAGCTGATTCCTTATAacatctttctctccctctttccctctaccTCCCTGTAAAAATACTACACAAGGAAAGCCCAGCACATGCTTTATGATGATGATTTTAGCACTGATGCCTTAGAAAGCGTGGAACCCTCTCCAAGAGACAGCAATCTATTCATTTGACCAAGTTATTCCAGGTCCAATGGGACTTAGATGATACTTAACAGAAAATTTTCTTGATTAATGGCCATACTTTTACTTAGAAGTTAAGAACAATTTCTAACTGCTGTTAGAGCCACTTATCTTCTACTCTCTTTTCTACTTCTCTCTGCAAATGGCCACAATCCCCAGTACTATCATTTGAAGTATAAGCATGGAATTGGAAAGAATACTAACCCATGTAATTACTGTACTTCACTTAAATGGTTTTGGTTATAAAGAAGAGATAAGAACCACTCCCCacatcaaatataaaaatgactaAGTACTTCTTTTATCCTTTAtcaactgcaaaaacaaacagctCTCCAGGACCCGGGAACAGAGCACCCTGTCACTGACGGGGTGTTGTTCAGGAAAAACTGAATGGGAGACATTACTCAAAATCACATATAGCAGCAAATAtcttagaataaaaaatcttGTAGCCATGCTCTCTATATATCCCCACAAGAGCAGGCAGGCTTcctaaataattaaaaactgaACAAGTAGGAGGCATAGCAGAAGTCCCTCCAGCCATAGTGTTGTGTTGTGGGGAAGAGACGGATTTGTAAATCCTAGAGCAAGGTTCTGCCTACCCGAGGCCACTGCTGGGTGGAGACCCTGGGGGAAGCCACTGTCACCATGTCTGACCAGGAGGCAAAACCTTCAACTGAGGACTTGGGGgataagaaggaaggagagaacacTAAACTCAAAGTCATCAGACAGGATAGCAGTGAGATTCACTTCAAGGTGAAAATGATGACGCATCACAAGAAACTCAAAGAATCATACTGTCAAAGACAGGGAGTTCCCATGAATTCACTCAGGTTTCTCTTTGAAGGTCAGAGAATTGCTGACACTCACACTCCAAAAGAACTGGGAATGGAGGAAGAAGATGTGATTGAAGTTTATCAGAAACAAATGGGGGCATTCAAtggtttagatttttttattcttctccctcaatcctttttttatttttaaaaatagttctgggcacttaaaaaaaaaaaaaatagttctgggcttccctggtggcgcagtggttgagagtccacctgccgatgcaggggacacgggttcgtgccccggtctgggaggatcctgcgtgcctcagagcggctgggcccgtgagccacggccgctgagcctgcgcgtccggagcctgtgctccacaacgggagagacgacgacagtgagaggcccgcgtaccgcaaaaaaaaaaaaaaaaaaaaaagttcttttgtaATGTAGTGTTCAAAACAGAATTGAAAACTGGCACCGCATCTCTTTAAAACATCTGGTAATTTGAATTCTAGTGCCCATtattcattactgtttgttttcaCTGTGCTGATTTTGGTGATCAAACCTCAGCCCCCTTCATAATGccctctcctttttaaaaattacatgtgtgCACAGAGAGGCCGCCTTTTCCAGGACTGTGCATTTGCACGCTTGTGATAAATAACAGCGACTAATGCGAGTGTTCATAATGACTTTCCAATTGGCCCTGAAGTTCTAGCATGTGATTGCTTCACTCCTGGACTGTGACTTTCAGTGGGAGATGGAAGTTTTTCAGAGAACTGAACTGTGGAAAAATGCCCTTTCCTTAACTTAAAGCTACTTTTAAAATCTGAGGGTCTGGACCAAAAGAACAGGAATATCAGGTTGGAGTCAAGATGACAGAGGTGGTGAGAATAATGACTAACTCCAAAGATGGCTTCactgcagagaaagcattttaagatgaaagaaaaaccttgcttgaggggcttccctgctggtgcagtggttaagaatccgcctgccaatgcaggggacatgagttcgagccctggtcagagaagatcccacatgccgtggagcaactaagcccgagcaccacaactactgagcctacgctctagagcctgcgagccacaactactgagcctgtgtgccacaactactgaagcccgcccgcctagagcccgtgctctgcaacaagagaagccactgcaatgggaagcccgcgcaccgcaacgaagagtagcccccgctcgccgcaactagagaaagcccgtgcacagcaacaaagacccagtgcagccaaaaataaactaaataaataaaaaattaaaaaaaaaaaaaagaaaacaaaaaaaaaaccttgcttgAAGATCCCAGAAAAGTTCTACTTTTCATTAGCAGTTAAAGT
This region includes:
- the LOC115839650 gene encoding small ubiquitin-related modifier 1-like encodes the protein MSDQEAKPSTEDLGDKKEGENTKLKVIRQDSSEIHFKVKMMTHHKKLKESYCQRQGVPMNSLRFLFEGQRIADTHTPKELGMEEEDVIEVYQKQMGAFNGLDFFILLPQSFFYF